The Phaeobacter sp. A36a-5a genomic interval GGTTTCCGACAGCAGCAGGGTGAACATCAGCGACTGCATCGCCGGGGAGTTGCGCACAGGCACGGCGGCCAGCAGGGTGGCCAGCTCCTCGGCGCTGCTGCCGCGCCACAGGTCGACAGGCAGTCCGGTGGAGGCGGGTTTGACAAGGCCGACGGGCGCAACAAGGCTGGCGAGCGGCGTCACGGTGACCTCGGGGCGTCGGGCAGACCCGGCGACGGGTGGTTCCAGCAGAACGGTGCCGGGCAGCCCTGCATCCGGCGCCGGCGTGGCCAGCCAGTCGATGGCGGCGAGCGGATCATCCGGTTTTGCGGCCCGGCTGCCCGGTCGCGGCGTCTTGGCCGCGGGGGGCGTGGTTGATGGGGGCGTGGCAGCGGGTGCGGGGGGGCGCGTGGTCGCGGGCGATTGTGCCGGGGCCGAAGCGGCAAGGCCAACGCCGACCGCCACCCCGAGGCTCAGCGTCAGGGGGCGGGTCAGGGACGCGATCTGCGCCAGTCGCTGGGTGATCAGGGCGGGGGCGGCCTCGCATTCTCTGCCCGAGGGAGAGAGCACAGGGGCCGACTCACCGCGCCGTTTTCTAGTCGGCATTCAGAACCACCGGTTTGCGGACCTCGGAGGTGGGGGCGTCGAAATCCGCCCCGAACCACGGCCCGACATAGGCATAGATCACCAATCCGATCGCTGCCAGTATAACTAAATAAAGTAGGTATTTGATCAATCGCCCCATGGGTGTCCCGCTGACTGCTTCTTTGGCTTTTGTGCAAGTTATATATGGCCTTTTTAGCAATATCACGTCATTCACTGAAGAATGAGCGAAAAAGAGCAAACACTCAGTGGCGCGGGTGACCGCCGGGTGCCCGGAGCGCTGAAGAAGACCATCGTCATGGTGGGGATGATGGGGGCAGGGAAGACGGCCGTGGGCCGGGCCCTTGCTGCCCGTCTGAAGGCCCCGTTTCTGGACAGCGATCACGAAATCGAGGCCGCGGCCAACCGCACCATTCCCGAAATCTTTGCCCGCGATGGCGAGCCGTTCTTTCGGCAGAAGGAGCGCCAGGTCATCCGGCGTCTTCTGGATGAGGAGCGTGGCGTGCTGTCCACCGGCGGTGGTGCGTTCCTGGCCGAGGAAAACCGCAGGATCATCTCCGAACGCGGGGTCGCGATCTGGCTGAATGCGGATCTTGAGGTGCTGTGGAACCGGGTCAAACACCGCGACACGCGGCCCCTGCTGCGCACCAAGGATCCCCATGCGACGCTGTCGGCGCTCTATCATGAACGGGTGCCTTATTATGCGCAGGCGGATCTGACCGTGGTGTCGGACGGGCAGGCGTCGATAGATGAAATGGTGAACCGGGTGATCGAGGCGCTGCGCGCCCGCCCGGACGTGCTGGAGTGGATATGATGGTGCAGTTCAGCTTGGAACGGGTTGTGCATGTCGACCTGGGCGAGCGGGCCTATGACGTGGTGATCGGGCCGGATCTTCTTGCGGATGTGGGCGCGCGGCTGAAACCATTGCTGCGCCGTCCGAAAGTGGCGGTGCTGACCGATGAGACGGTGGCTGCGCATCATCTGGAGGCCTTGCAGGCCGGGCTAGCGGAAGCGGGCATCGAGATGGCGGCGCTGGCGCTGCCCCCCGGAGAAAGCACCAAGGGCTGGCCGCAGTTCAGCCGCGCTGTGGAATGGCTGCTGGAGCAGAAGGTCGAGCGCAATGACATCGTCATCGCCTTTGGCGGCGGCGTCATCGGCGATCTGGCCGGGTTTGCGGCGGCTGTGTTGCGCCGCGGGGTGCGGTTTGTGCAGATCCCGACGTCGCTGCTGGCGCAGGTCGACAGCTCCGTCGGCGGCAAGACCGGCATCAATGCGCCGCAGGGCAAGAACCTGATCGGGGCCTTTCATCAGCCCTCGCTGGTGCTGGCGGATACCGCGCTGCTGAGCACGCTGACGCCGCGCGATTTTCTGGCCGGCTATGGCGAGGTGGTCAAATACGGGCTGCTGGGGGATGCGGCGTTTTTCGACTGGCTGGAGGCGCAGGGGCCGACATTGGCGGCCGGTGCGCGCGCGGCACGGGTGGAGGCGGTGACCCGCTCGGTGCAGATGAAGGCCGATATCGTGGTGCGTGACGAGACCGAACAGGGCGACCGCGCGCTGCTTAATCTTGGCCATACCTTCTGTCATGCGCTGGAGGCGGCCACCGGATATGGTGACCGGCTGCTGCATGGCGAAGGGGTGGCGATCGGCTGCGCGCTGGCGTTTGAGCTGTCGGCGCGGTTGGGCCTGTGCAGCCAGGAAGACCCCAGCCGGGTGCGGGCGCATCTGAAGGCGATGGGGATGAAGACCGACCTCGCCGATATCCCCGGCGACCTGCCGGATGCCGAGGCGCTGCTGGCGCTGATGGGGCAGGACAAGAAGGTGGTCGATGGCCAGCTGCGGTTCATTCTGGCGCGCGGCATCGGCCATGCTTTTGTCACCGGGGACGTGCCGCCGGAGGCGGTGCTGGAGGTGCTGCGCGAGGCGCTGGCGCAGCGGTGACGGCCTGAGCGGCGGCGCTGGCCCAGACCTGATCCCGACGTGACGGCGCGCTGCTCGGCACGCCGTTCAACTGACGACAGCCCCTGCCATGGCGGGGGCTGTGTCATATGCCGGATGAGGATCTGGCCTGGCTGGCCTGAGGATCAGGCGACCCAGGATTCGTCGTCGTCGTCAACGCCAGCTTCGATATCTGCGGCGTCATGCTCGGCGGCGGCGGCCATCTGCGCCGCCATCTCTGCGTCGCTGTGCTCCTCCTGCGCTGAGGCGGGGGCTGCTGTGCCTTCCAGCTGAAAGGCGCCGATCATCGTGTTCAGCTCGCGTGCCTGCTGGAACAGCTGCGTGGCCGAGGCGGTGGTCTCCTCGGTCATGGCGGCATTGGTCTGCGTCATCTGTTCCATCTCGCCGACGGCGTGGTTCACCTCGCTCAGCTGGGTCGACTGGGTCTCCAGCCCCTTTGCAATCGAGACGATCAGTTCGGAAATCGCGCTCACCTGGGTGCTGACCTCGGACATGGCGCTGCCGGCAGAGCCGACGAGGCTGGATCCGGTATTGACCTGCGCCGAGCTGCGGGCGGTGATTTCGTCGATCTGCGACACCGCATCGGAGCAGCGCTGTGCCAGCCGCTGCACCTCGCTGGCGACCACCGCGAATCCGCGACCGGCCTCACCGGCGCGCGCCGCCTCGACCCCGGCATTGAGCGCCAGCAGATTGGTCTGGAAGGCGATATCCTCAATCACCTTGGTGATCTGGGAAATCTCGTCGGAGGAGGCGCGGATCTCCTCCATCGCGGTCACCGTTTTCTGAACGATCTCTTCGCAATCGTTGACCTTGTCCTGAGTGGTGCCGGCAATGGTCTCGGCCTCCTTGGCGTTGCTGGCGGATTCGCCAACGCTGGTGGTGATCTCGTTCATGGCATGGGTGGAGCGTTCGAGCGCGGCGGCCTGCGATTCGGTGCGCCGGGACAGATCATCCATATTGGCGGCAATGGTCTGGCTGTCGTCGCCAACCGACAGGGCGGCGCTGCGGACGGTGCTCATGGCATCCTGTAGCGAGGCGGCCAGTTCGTTGAAATCCATGCGCAGGCTTTTGAAATCTTCGGGGAAATGGTCTTTCAGACGGTAGACCAGAACCTTGTTGCTGAGTTGGCTCAGCGCTTCGGCGATGGCGTCGGAGACCAGTTTCTGTTCGGCCATCGCGCGGTCCAGATGATCATCGGCCGCGCGTTTTTCGAGGGCGTGACCGCGCAGGATTTCGGCCTGTCGCGCGATATTGCCGATCTCGTCCTTGCGCGATTTGCCGGAGATGTCGATCTCCAGCTCACCGGAGCTGATGCGCTCCAGCGCGGTGGTTACCATCCGCACCCCGCCTGCGATATCGCGGGCCATCACCAGCGCGCCAAGGCTTATCGCCACGATCACAAAGGAGAGGCCAGCCAGCGTCTGGTAGAAGGCATTGTTGTTGAACCTGTCGAAAGCCTCGAAATCGGCCATCAGCTGATCGCGGATCTCGGTTTCGACCTCTTTGACAATCTCAATCGCATTGGTGGCGATCTCGAACCACTCCTCGGCGGTCAGGTCCTGAGGGGTGCGACCGGCGAGCACATCCGACCGGATATTCGCAAAGGTCTGATAGGTTTCGCCTGCGGCCTGCCCGTCAAAAAGCTCGACGCTTTCGCTGTCGGACAGCTCATGGAAAACGCGCATGCGTTCTTTTGACTGCATATAGGAAATGAGCATCCGTGATTGCAGGTTTTCGGTCCAGCCATTGGCGAAGCCCTGGGCACCGACCGCACGCTGGATGCCATAGGCGTCTTTGGCCATCTGAAAATAGGTAAAGGCCATCGCACGCTCGGCCAGTTCGGTGTCGTGGACCAGCACCTCAAAGGCAAGGGCGGTTTCCAGCAGGTGGAGGTTCAGTTTGCTGTAGAATTCGACCGCTTCCGGCGCGCTGATGGCCCGATCCGCGATCTTGAGGCGCATGTCATCCAGGGCTTCCAGCTCGTCATGGGCGAGACTGACGAAGACACGCGTGTTGTCGTGCAACTGTGACAGATCGGCGGTTTCGATCACCTCCAGCATATGCTCGCGCAACTCCTGCGATGTCTGGCGCTGGGTTTCCAGCCGGGCAGGGAGCGCGGTCGCCTCGGTGGAGAGGAACTCCGCAGACATGCCGCGCTCCAGCTGTAGATTATGAACCAGCTCGCTCGCGGTCAGCATGATGTCCCGGGTCAGAGTGGTGTCGAAACTCGCCCGTTTGTTCAGCGTGTACAGCACCGCGCCGGATATCCCGATAATAATAAGGAGAGGCAACCCGATGAGGGTCATAATCTTTGCCCGGATGGACATACGCTGCAACAGTCGGCTGATCATACTCTACGCTCCGGCTTAACGTTATCGGTCCGCAAAACCGTAGGTTCGAGGTGCTAATAGAATATGTATTTTATCGCCCGATAGAGATTTTAGATAAAAGATGAATTCAAAATCGCCTTGTTTTGCTGGTCATTGGCTGGGATCAATCGCCGCCGCTATCGCTATGGGAACTAAGGGTTTTGCAAAAAAAATGCGCAGACCGATGGAGGTCTGCGCAGGAAAAACACCATTCGACCGGGCTTCTGGCGCCGGTTCGTGACTGTGATTCGCCCTTAGAACGGGATCTCGTCATCGTCGATATTATGCGATGCGCCGCCCTGGTTGCCGCCGCCGAAGCCGCCGCCCTGACCGCCGCCGCTGGGGCCGCTGTCGTAGCCACCGCCGCCGCCATAGCTGCCGCCGCCCTGACCGCCACCATAGCCGCTGCCACCACCCTGGCCGCCTTCGTTGCGGCCATCAAGCATGGTCAGCGTGCCGCCGATGCCCTGCAAGACCACCTCTGTCGAGTAGCGGTCCTGGCCGCTCTGGTCCTGCCATTTGCGGGTCTGCAGCTGGCCCTCGATATAGACCTTGGAGCCTTTGCGCAGATATTGTTCTGCCACGCGCACCAGACCTTCGGAGAAGATCGCGACCGAATGCCATTCGGTTTTTTCGCGACGCTCGCCGGTGTTGCGGTCTTTCCAGGTCTCGGAGGTTGCGATCCGCAGGTTGCAGACCTTGCCGCCGTTCTGGAAACTGCGCACTTCGGGATCACGGCCGAGGTTGCCGATCAGGATTACTTTGTTGACTGAGCCTGCCATGGGTCTGTCCTCTTGGTCTGGTCGTTCGGAGTCGCGAAAATCAGCAAAAGCCGGGAGGTCTACCCCTCCAGCTCAGCGGTTTCGGCGGGCCCCGTCGGGGTATGAAATCTGTCCGGTCCGAATCTGGTCGCGCCGGGTTGGCGGCCACACTACCGCTCCGGGTCGCCACATGAAAGTCGGCTGGCGGCGATATCTGAGGTCATCCTCATATTTTGCGCGAGAGGCGCCCGCATCACCGGCCGCAGCCGCAGGAAACGCGAAGGTTCTTTTCTTTTTAGTCAATCCGGATATAGTTTCGCGCAATCCAGGATACGGAAAATCAGGGACAGGGCAGGGCGTTTTATGCGTAGGCTGTTGGTGGGGGTCACGCTGGCCGGTGTTGTATCGGGCCAGATGGCAACGGCAGATATGTTCAGCACAAAGAGCCAGCGCAAGCTGTTTGCCTCGCACGCGCGGGTTCTGGATGAGCGCGCTGCCGGGCAGTACAAGAATTCGATCCGCCTGCAACCGCCCACCATCCATACGCCCTCCAAACACGGCAGCCTGCCGTATAGTGGCAAATATCGGGGCCAGTATCTGAACATTGCGCGGGCCGCGGCGCAGAAACACGGCGTGCCGGAGGATCTGTTTCTGCGACTGGTGCAGCAGGAAAGCGGCTGGAACCCGACGGCAAAATCCCACAAGGGCGCGCTGGGGCTGGCACAGCTGATGCCCGCCACCGCCAAGGCGCTTGGGGTGGACGCCACCGATCCCAGGCAGAACCTGGAAGGTGGCGCGCGCTATCTCGCCCGGCAATACCGCAAGTTCGGATCCTGGCGGCTGGCGCTGGCGGCCTATAACGCAGGCCCCGAAGCGGTGCGCAAACATGGCGGTGTGCCGCCCTACCGCGAGACCCAGAACTACGTGAAGAAGATCTGGGGCAGCTAAGCCTCTCCGGCAGGGGATTGCGCCAGAGTGACCGTAGCGCAGCAGCCGGACCACGCCGAGCCTGCGCGCTGGGGGCGCGCGCAATTGACCGGGGGTCTGCGTGTTTTGTCTGTTTGAAATCTGAGCTTCAAATCTGAAATTCTACGCAGTTTCGGCAGCAGCTTGCCGATTGTCCGGGGGATCGGCATTAATACGCTGATAATCTTCCTTAATGCCGCGTTAACTCCGTCTGGCTGCCAGAAAGTTGCCTTAATCTCTTGGCAACTAATCGGAAGCTTCAGAAGAGGAATATCCCGGTGTCTTTCAAACGCTTCGACGAACGCCTGAACCAGATGCAATGGCAGCCCCAGTCCGGCCCGTCGCCGCAGATCGTTGACAGTGTGATTGCCGACCGCGCGCCGCTGGCGATCCGTGGCGTGGAGTTCACGCTGGCGGGCGCCATTCTGGGCATCCTGATCGGTGTCGGCCTCAAGGGGATCTATACGCCCGGCGCGCCCTGGGGACCCAATACCGGCCAGATCGGGCTGCTGATCGGCGGCGCCTCTCTCGCCGGGGCGGCGGCCTCTATTGCGCTGGCCGCCTATGCGGTGCTGCGCCGCCACGATATGCCGCGACTGATGCAGTTTGCCTCGATGAACCTGCTGATCATCGTGATGCTGCTGCTGGGCTGATCGTTTCGCAGGCGCCCTGACCGCCGATCACTCGGCGGCGATTTTGATCACCGGTTCCATCTGGGCCAGTTCGGCATCGTCGAGATGGCATTTCACCTGATGGCCCCCCGCAAGGGTTCGGACCGGCGGAACCTCGCGTTCGCAGAGCCCATCGGCCACCTTCGACTTCCAGCGGCAGCGGGTCTGAAACGGGCAGCCGGGCGGCGGGTTCATCGCCGAGGGAATATCGCCTTCCAGCACGATATGGCGTTTCTCAACCGAGGTATCGGCGATCGGCACGGCGCTCAGCAGCGCCTCTGTATAGGGGTGATAGGGCGGGGCAAAGACCTGATCGGTGGTGCCCAGTTCCACCACATGGCCGAGATACATCACCATCACCCGGTCGCTGAGATAGCGCACAATGCTGAGGTCGTGGGAGATGAACAGGAGCGTTGTCTTCTCCTTGCGCTGGATTTCCATCAGAAGATCGGTGACCGCCGCCTGCACCGAGACATCCAGCGCCGAGACCGGCTCATCCGCCACCACGATGCGGGCGCCACCGGCAAAGGCGCGGGCAATGCCGACGCGCTGTTTCTGCCCGCCTGACAGCTGGCGCGGCATCCGGTCGGCAAAGGCCCGCGGCAGCTTGACCAGATCCAGCAGCTCCAGCATCCGCTCCCGGCGCGCCGCCGTGCTGTCGCCGATGCCAAAGATTTCCAGCGCCCGCATGATCTGACGGCCCACGGTCATCGAGGGGTTCAGCGTGTCGAACGGGTTCTGAAACACCATCTGCACATCGGACACCGTGCGGGTGTCGCGCTGTTCGATCGGGGTGGCTTCGATATTCTTGCCATCCAGTTCGATGGCGCCATCGGTCGCGGTCTCCAGCCCCATCAGCACCTTGGCAAAGGTGGATTTGCCGCAGCCGCTCTCGCCGACGATGGCCAGGGTCTCACTCTCCCGGGCCTCGAAGCTCAGGGTTTCGTTGGCCTTCACCACCTTGCGCGCGCCGCTGTCAAACAGCGCATTGGCCGAGACCTCGTAATATTTGCGCAGATTGTCGATTTTCAGGACCACCTTGCCGACCTCGGGTTTTTCCTTTTGCACAGCGGCGGCAATCGGGGCGTTCCAGTCGATTTCATCATGGCGCAGACAGCGGGTATGGTGGCGGTCGTTGCCATGGACGGCTGCCATCGGAATATCCTGGGCATCACAGCGCCCGGCCACGAAATAGTCGCAGCGCGGGCCGAAGTTGCAGCCGGGCGGGCGTTCGTGGGGCAGCGGGAAATTGCCGGGGATCGCCACCAGGGGGCGGGCATTCTTATCCGCGCCGGGCAGCGGGATCGAGCGGAACAGCGCCTGGGTATAGGGATGCTGCATCTCGTCGAACACATCATGGATGGAGCCGCGCTCCACCGCCTCGCCGGAATACATCACACAGAGCCGGTCGCAGGTTTCCAGCACCAGCCCGAGGTTGTGGCTGATGAACAGCATTGAAGTGCCGTATTTCTTGCCCAGATCCTTTACCAGCTCGACCACGGCGGCCTCCACCGTCACGTCGAGCGCGGTGGTCGGCTCATCAAGGATCAGCAGCGCCGGTTTCGACATCAAGGCCATGGCGATCACGATACGCTGCTGCTGGCCGCCCGACAGCTGATGCGGAAAGGAATTCAGCATCCGCTCAGGGTCGGGCAGGCGGACATCGCTCACCACCTCCAGCGCGCGCCGATAGGCCTCTTCCTTGCTGACGCCCTCGTGGATCATCGGCACTTCCATCAGCTGCTTGCCGATCTTCATCGCCGGATTGAGCGAGGCCATCGGCTCCTGATAGATCATCGCGATCTCATTGCCGCGCACATCGCGCAGCTCTTCGGCGCTCATCTCGCTCAGATCGCGGCCCTTGAACTTGATGGAGCCGCCGGTGATGCGGCCGTTCTTGCCCAGATCCTGCATCACGCCAAGCGCCACTGTGGATTTGCCGCAGCCCGATTCCCCGACCAGCCCCACCGCCTCGCCGGGCTGCACGGTGACGGAGAAATCCATCACCGCCGGAATTTCGCGCAACCGGGTGAAAAAGGAGATCGACAGCTTGTCGATTTCGAGGATCGGGCCGTCATAATCTGCCAGTTTGTTCATCGTCTTATCTCCCTGTTGGAGCTGGAAGGGTGGTCTGCCCTTCTTCTGGCCCCAAAATATCCCGGGGGTCCGGGGGCTGGCCCCCGGTCCGACCGGTTCGGATCAATCGCGCAGGCTTTCTTCGCGCAGGCCATCGGCCAGGAGGTTCAGCCCCAGAACCAGGCTCAGCAGCGCCAGGGCCGGCGGCAGCGGCGGGTGCAGGTAGACCGACAGCAGCTTGCGCCCGTCGTTGATGGTGCTGCCCCAGTCAGGGCTTTCCGGTGGCAGGCCCAGTCCGAAAAAGCCCAGCGTGCCGAGGAGGATGGTGGTATAACCGATGCGCAGGCAGAAATCGACGATCAGCGGCCCGCGCGCATTGGGCAGGATTTCCCACAGCATGATGTACCAGGGCCGTTCCCCCCGGGTCTGGGCGGCGGCGACATAGTCGCGGGTCTTGATGTCCATGGTGAGCCCGCGCACGATGCGGAACACGGTGGGCGAATTGACAAAGACAACCGAGACAAAGACCACCAGAATACCGCCCGGCACGTCAAAGAGATCGAGCGGCCAGAAGGTAATCTTGGATCCCGCCTCATTGATCAGCGACAGATAGCCCAGCAGGCCCGGGATCAGCACGACGGCCAGCCAGAGCGCGCTGTGCTGCGGCCGGGTGCGGAAGCGCGAGTGGATCAGCACCCCGACAAAGATCAGCGGAAAGGCAAAGAGCACCACGGCGATATATTGCGGCAGCCCGGTTGCGATGATCTCCGGGGTGACCAGCAGGTAGAACAGCAGGATCACCGGGAAGGCCAGGATCAGGTTGGCGAGGAAGGACAGCACCGTGTCCCACAGGCCGCCGTAATAGCCCGCAGGCAGCCCCAGCGTGATCCCCACCATAAAGGCAAACACCGTGGCCAGCGGCGCGATCTGCACCACCACCCAGGCGCCGTCTATCAGGCGGCTGAAGACGTCGCGCGCCAGGTTGTCACCGCCAAGCAGATACCAGGCCGCAATGCCACTGTCGGCCTCGGCGCCGGGCAGGGGGGTGCCGGGCAGCTTGTTCTTGAGGCCACTGACCTGGGTCAGCGGGTCGTGCGGTGAGATCAGATCCATCGCGCCCAGCACACCGGTAAAGACCCAGAACATCACCAGCGCAAAGCCGATCATACCGATTGGGCTGTCGAACAGCTTGCCATAAAGACCGAGCCGCCGCTTGAAGGTCATCGACACCGCAAACAGCACCACCAGCGCGATCCAGACCGGCAGCAGCAGCCGCGCCATGGCACCGACGATGCCGCCGCTGGCGCCAAACAGCACGCCGAAGAGGATATAGATCAGGATCAGTCCGATCACCGCAAGAAAGCTGAGGCGCACCGCCCTGCCGGCCAGCACATCGGGTGTGGTCGCGAGACCGGCGCTGCCATGGGCGTTGATCATTGTTGTCGGGCTGACCGTGACGATGCTGAGCACCAGCCAGGCAATGATGCAGAGCGCCAGTGCCACCAGGGCAAGGATCAGCACCGGGTTCAGAAAGGCAAGACTTCCGGTCCAGCTGAGAGGGTCCATGCTGCGTTCCTCCTTCAGGAAATCCGGATACGGGGATTGAGATAGACATAGCCAATGTCGGAAATCAGCTGCGTGAGCAGCACGACAACGACAGAGACCACCGAAATCCCCAAGAGCAGTTCGATGTCATTATTGCCAGCCGCCTCGACCAGCGCCCAGCCGAAGCCCTTGTAGTTGAACAGGGTCTCGACAATCACCACGCCGTTCAGCAGCCAGGGAAACTGCAGCATGATCACCGTGAAGGGGGCGATCAGCGCATTCCGCAGCGCGTGACGCATGACGATTTTTGGAAAACTGACGCCCTTGAGCCGGGCG includes:
- a CDS encoding shikimate kinase — its product is MSEKEQTLSGAGDRRVPGALKKTIVMVGMMGAGKTAVGRALAARLKAPFLDSDHEIEAAANRTIPEIFARDGEPFFRQKERQVIRRLLDEERGVLSTGGGAFLAEENRRIISERGVAIWLNADLEVLWNRVKHRDTRPLLRTKDPHATLSALYHERVPYYAQADLTVVSDGQASIDEMVNRVIEALRARPDVLEWI
- the aroB gene encoding 3-dehydroquinate synthase, whose protein sequence is MVQFSLERVVHVDLGERAYDVVIGPDLLADVGARLKPLLRRPKVAVLTDETVAAHHLEALQAGLAEAGIEMAALALPPGESTKGWPQFSRAVEWLLEQKVERNDIVIAFGGGVIGDLAGFAAAVLRRGVRFVQIPTSLLAQVDSSVGGKTGINAPQGKNLIGAFHQPSLVLADTALLSTLTPRDFLAGYGEVVKYGLLGDAAFFDWLEAQGPTLAAGARAARVEAVTRSVQMKADIVVRDETEQGDRALLNLGHTFCHALEAATGYGDRLLHGEGVAIGCALAFELSARLGLCSQEDPSRVRAHLKAMGMKTDLADIPGDLPDAEALLALMGQDKKVVDGQLRFILARGIGHAFVTGDVPPEAVLEVLREALAQR
- a CDS encoding methyl-accepting chemotaxis protein, which gives rise to MISRLLQRMSIRAKIMTLIGLPLLIIIGISGAVLYTLNKRASFDTTLTRDIMLTASELVHNLQLERGMSAEFLSTEATALPARLETQRQTSQELREHMLEVIETADLSQLHDNTRVFVSLAHDELEALDDMRLKIADRAISAPEAVEFYSKLNLHLLETALAFEVLVHDTELAERAMAFTYFQMAKDAYGIQRAVGAQGFANGWTENLQSRMLISYMQSKERMRVFHELSDSESVELFDGQAAGETYQTFANIRSDVLAGRTPQDLTAEEWFEIATNAIEIVKEVETEIRDQLMADFEAFDRFNNNAFYQTLAGLSFVIVAISLGALVMARDIAGGVRMVTTALERISSGELEIDISGKSRKDEIGNIARQAEILRGHALEKRAADDHLDRAMAEQKLVSDAIAEALSQLSNKVLVYRLKDHFPEDFKSLRMDFNELAASLQDAMSTVRSAALSVGDDSQTIAANMDDLSRRTESQAAALERSTHAMNEITTSVGESASNAKEAETIAGTTQDKVNDCEEIVQKTVTAMEEIRASSDEISQITKVIEDIAFQTNLLALNAGVEAARAGEAGRGFAVVASEVQRLAQRCSDAVSQIDEITARSSAQVNTGSSLVGSAGSAMSEVSTQVSAISELIVSIAKGLETQSTQLSEVNHAVGEMEQMTQTNAAMTEETTASATQLFQQARELNTMIGAFQLEGTAAPASAQEEHSDAEMAAQMAAAAEHDAADIEAGVDDDDESWVA
- the ssb gene encoding single-stranded DNA-binding protein, producing MAGSVNKVILIGNLGRDPEVRSFQNGGKVCNLRIATSETWKDRNTGERREKTEWHSVAIFSEGLVRVAEQYLRKGSKVYIEGQLQTRKWQDQSGQDRYSTEVVLQGIGGTLTMLDGRNEGGQGGGSGYGGGQGGGSYGGGGGYDSGPSGGGQGGGFGGGNQGGASHNIDDDEIPF
- a CDS encoding lytic transglycosylase domain-containing protein, with protein sequence MRRLLVGVTLAGVVSGQMATADMFSTKSQRKLFASHARVLDERAAGQYKNSIRLQPPTIHTPSKHGSLPYSGKYRGQYLNIARAAAQKHGVPEDLFLRLVQQESGWNPTAKSHKGALGLAQLMPATAKALGVDATDPRQNLEGGARYLARQYRKFGSWRLALAAYNAGPEAVRKHGGVPPYRETQNYVKKIWGS
- a CDS encoding ABC transporter ATP-binding protein, producing the protein MNKLADYDGPILEIDKLSISFFTRLREIPAVMDFSVTVQPGEAVGLVGESGCGKSTVALGVMQDLGKNGRITGGSIKFKGRDLSEMSAEELRDVRGNEIAMIYQEPMASLNPAMKIGKQLMEVPMIHEGVSKEEAYRRALEVVSDVRLPDPERMLNSFPHQLSGGQQQRIVIAMALMSKPALLILDEPTTALDVTVEAAVVELVKDLGKKYGTSMLFISHNLGLVLETCDRLCVMYSGEAVERGSIHDVFDEMQHPYTQALFRSIPLPGADKNARPLVAIPGNFPLPHERPPGCNFGPRCDYFVAGRCDAQDIPMAAVHGNDRHHTRCLRHDEIDWNAPIAAAVQKEKPEVGKVVLKIDNLRKYYEVSANALFDSGARKVVKANETLSFEARESETLAIVGESGCGKSTFAKVLMGLETATDGAIELDGKNIEATPIEQRDTRTVSDVQMVFQNPFDTLNPSMTVGRQIMRALEIFGIGDSTAARRERMLELLDLVKLPRAFADRMPRQLSGGQKQRVGIARAFAGGARIVVADEPVSALDVSVQAAVTDLLMEIQRKEKTTLLFISHDLSIVRYLSDRVMVMYLGHVVELGTTDQVFAPPYHPYTEALLSAVPIADTSVEKRHIVLEGDIPSAMNPPPGCPFQTRCRWKSKVADGLCEREVPPVRTLAGGHQVKCHLDDAELAQMEPVIKIAAE
- a CDS encoding ABC transporter permease, whose translation is MDPLSWTGSLAFLNPVLILALVALALCIIAWLVLSIVTVSPTTMINAHGSAGLATTPDVLAGRAVRLSFLAVIGLILIYILFGVLFGASGGIVGAMARLLLPVWIALVVLFAVSMTFKRRLGLYGKLFDSPIGMIGFALVMFWVFTGVLGAMDLISPHDPLTQVSGLKNKLPGTPLPGAEADSGIAAWYLLGGDNLARDVFSRLIDGAWVVVQIAPLATVFAFMVGITLGLPAGYYGGLWDTVLSFLANLILAFPVILLFYLLVTPEIIATGLPQYIAVVLFAFPLIFVGVLIHSRFRTRPQHSALWLAVVLIPGLLGYLSLINEAGSKITFWPLDLFDVPGGILVVFVSVVFVNSPTVFRIVRGLTMDIKTRDYVAAAQTRGERPWYIMLWEILPNARGPLIVDFCLRIGYTTILLGTLGFFGLGLPPESPDWGSTINDGRKLLSVYLHPPLPPALALLSLVLGLNLLADGLREESLRD